A window of the Oryza brachyantha chromosome 5, ObraRS2, whole genome shotgun sequence genome harbors these coding sequences:
- the LOC121054533 gene encoding endo-1,4-beta-xylanase 2-like, with protein sequence MALAHDQFAFGVDLIEVEHGLAGWSPVGARTAVSAHVERERDDAAVLLPAVATEGQSERRRPRPSGPYVVAARRAGEEDGMRHALPAGALVPRVTYRVVGWVGVVQVQVQVRVEGGGGGAAGGQQHAAAVRVGLRVDDDDGCGRWIDCGAVSAAGGWAEINGAFRLRTRPLAAAVHVCGAPAGVDVKVMDLQVFATDRKARFRQLKEETDKVRKREVVLKFGGGTGTTMSGASVRVAQLENRFPFGSCINKTAIQNPRFVDFFCDNFDWAVFENELKWYSTEPQRGRLDYRDADELVGFCERHGKPARGHCIFWAVDGDVQQWVKDLGRDDLASAVHGRLNGLLSRYAGRFRHYDVNNEMLHGRFYRDRLGDGVAALMFREAARLDPAARLFVNDYNVLRGNDPNATPEKYVELVDALRRGGAVVGGIGVQGHMDNPAVGEVIRAALDKLATAGAPIWVTELDVSEPDVSLRADDLEVVLREAYAHPAVEGVMLWGFMQGLMWRQDAYLVDADGAINEAGRRFLQLRREWRSDARGTLDVDGHFRFRGYHGTYVAQVTTATGKMLRTFTVDERDSSLELDLDMEI encoded by the exons ATGGCGTTAGCGCATGATCAGTTTGCCTTTGGCGTGGACCTGATTGAGGTTGAGCACGGCCTCGCCGGCTGGTCGCCGGtcggcgcgcgcacggcggtgTCCGCGCACGTcgagcgcgagcgcgacgacgccgccgtgcTCCTCCCGGCCGTGGCCACCGAGGGGCAGAGCGAGCGGCGCAGGCCCAGGCCCAGCGGCCCGTACGTCGTcgcggcgcgccgcgccggcgaggaggacgggaTGCGGCACGCGCTCCCGGCCGGCGCGCTCGTGCCTCGGGTCACGTACCGTGTCGTCGGGTGGGTCGGCGTAGTGCAGGTGCAGGTGCAGGTGCGGgtcgagggcggcggcggcggcgccgccggaggccagcagcacgcggcggcggtgcgcgtCGGCCTCCgcgtggacgacgacgacgggtgCGGCAGATGGATAGACTGCGGCGCGGTGTCGGCCGCCGGCGGGTGGGCGGAGATCAATGGCGCGTTCCGGCTCAGGACGCGCCCGCTCGCCGCGGCTGTTCACGTCTGCGGCGCGCCTGCCGGCGTTGACGTGAAGGTTATGGATCTCCAGGTGTTCGCGACTGATCGGAAGGCGCGGTTCAGGCAGCTGAAGGAGGAGACTGACAAG GTTCGCAAACGAGAAGTCGTTCTCAAgttcggcggcggcaccggcacgACCATGTCCGGCGCGTCCGTCCGCGTGGCGCAGCTGGAGAACCGCTTCCCGTTCGGATCCTGCATCAACAAGACGGCCATCCAGAACCCTAGGTTCGTCGACTTCTTCTGCGACAACTTCGACTGGGCCGTCTTCGAGAACGAGCTCAAGTGGTACTCGACGGAGCCACAGCGCGGGCGGCTCGACTaccgcgacgccgacgagctgGTGGGCTTCTGCGAGCGCCACGGCAAGCCGGCGCGCGGCCACTGCATCTTCTgggccgtcgacggcgacgtgcaGCAGTGGGTCAAGGACCTCGGCCGCGACGACCTCGCCTCGGCGGTGCACGGCCGCCTCAACGGCCTCCTGTCCCGCTACGCCGGCCGCTTCCGCCACTACGACGTCAACAACGAGATGCTGCACGGCCGCTTCTACCGCGAccggctcggcgacggcgtcgccgcgcTCATGTTCCGGGAGGCCGCGCGGCTGGacccggcggcgcggctcTTCGTCAACGACTACAACGTCCTCCGCGGCAACGACCCGAACGCGACGCCGGAGAAGTACGTCGAGCTGGTGGACGcgctgcggcgcggcggggcggtggtgggCGGGATCGGCGTGCAGGGCCACATGGACAACCCGGCGGTGGGGGAGGTCATCCGCGCCGCGCTGGACAAGCTCGCCACGGCCGGCGCGCCCATCTGGGTCACCGAGCTGGACGTGAGCGAGCCCGACGTGTCCCTCCGCGCCGACGACCTGGAGGTGGTGCTCCGGGAGGCGTACGCGCACCCGGCCGTGGAGGGCGTCATGCTCTGGGGTTTCATGCAGGGGCTGATGTGGCGCCAGGACGCCTacctcgtcgacgccgacggcgccaTCAACGAGGCCGGCCGGAGGTTCCTCCAGCTCCGGAGGGAGTGGAGGTCGGACGCGCGCGGAACACTCGACGTCGACGGCCATTTCAGGTTCAGGGGCTACCACGGCACGTACGTCGCGCaggtgacgacggcgacggggaagATGCTCAGGACGTTCACCGTCGACGAAAGAGATAGCTCTCTCGAGTTGGATTTGGATATGGAAATTTGA